A single genomic interval of Pseudochaenichthys georgianus chromosome 3, fPseGeo1.2, whole genome shotgun sequence harbors:
- the LOC117462350 gene encoding mucin-2-like, which translates to MSGERSSKRSGKRSGDTRCEERREGRREESRDHTSDSLSLQELLPLWNSGPLWWMRLNVALIRNSAKVDHVSALTACNLFLRFLHTLSYQLKRCSDVNLVSANENKIGRVCTTWGHYQWKTFDGDFFQLASNCNHVLVFECNNSYKELNLQMRRTVIDDIPTISTIIMTLEGSVVELAKSSVIVDGKTVSLPHVTFGVSVMRMDFDIIVEAKQGITVTWNLDDSLDIEIDEKYQNKICGLCGNFDGVPNDLMKNGAQLSVSDFADTYKEDGPTERCEEPATTTVQSCDDKQLCDQIFSSSPFRRCKDLLDMDSFNKVCRNDMCNSKEPTTLCKTISEYSRQCVHAGGTTEQWRNAAFCPKTCPNNMEFTEYSSPCVDSCSTPQASQTCNRDYRSGCACPNGTVFDDISKTGCIAQDQCPCLHKNKLYKSGESYSDNCRSCVCESGQWSCTEENCPGTCSLEGGAHINTFDGKAYTFHGDCSYVLAKQSNGYSFAVLVDLAKCGMADSQTCLRAVTVSLDRSSVVIKMTSSGQVYVNQIASMLPLFTPMLSAFSPSSFFIFLDIKVGIQVMVQLSPVMQVFIFADSSLKGTTSGLCGNFNNIMSDDFKVISGLVEATSPAFGNSWKTRAKCPDIVAGFGHPCRQSINKESYAKYWCSKLDDPQGLFASCHSLISPSMYKDNCIYDSCNCENSEESMCAAVSTYVYACAAAGIHFRGWRNTICGKFSESCPGTTVYDYNMTCCQRTCRSLSQTDYSCQSSFTNVDGCGCTEGTYMTEESQCVSRELCPCYDKDTIIPAGQTVNKDGNTCICRQGALSCSGWTQLPSSPSCVSPMAYFDCSTVQPGVPGTECQKSCSTLDMGCISSGCTSGCMCPAGLVSDGQGGCVTESSCPCLHNGQTYQPGQTLTVDCNTCSCSGRKFTCTTNLCDAVCGIYGDGHFVTFDDKRFDFNGECEYTLLQDYCGGGQSNGSFRIISENVPCGSTGTTCSKAIKIYMGDSEFQLKDEKFSVVKGSVGKDGKGRLQKMGIYLVVTIKPGLVIVWDQKTSLFIKLNPQLQGQVCGLCGNYDGNSRNDFTTRSQEKVADVLEFANSWKVSSDCPNAKLVTDPCASNRYRAAWSQKQCSIIISVTFQSCHSKVDPGPYFDSCVRDSCACDSGGDCECLCTAVAAYAKACNEAGACVKWRTPKLCPVFCDYYNSPGECEWHYKPCGADCMKTCRNPSGNCSTLITALEGCYPQCPPAQPYFDEDTMKCVTWRQCGCYDDKGTHYSIGDKVPSTNCYTCSCTFSGIRCSYNVNSCTCLIYGKTYEYGTTIYNTTDGIGNCITAECGANGTVTRRTYPCVTTTTPSPQTTSFAFSTVGETTLGTTVKVATTTPPKEVTTGPVTTSTTAVVETTTTSPGVTTERPETTVVTSTPSVGTTTTEIPVTKTEGTTTKPAETTTSAGTTVKVATTTPPKEVTTGPVTTSTTAVVETTTTSPGVTTERPETTVVTSKPSVVTTTTEITVTETEGTTTKPAETTTSAGTTVKVATTAPPKEVTTGPVTTSTTAVVETTTTSPGVTTERPETTVVTSTPSVGTTTTEIPVTKTEGTTTKPAETTTSAGTTVKVATTTPPKEVTTGPVTTSTTAVVETTTTSPGVTTERPETTVVTSKPSVVTTTTEITVTETEGTTTKPTEITTSAGTTVKVSTTKPPKEVTTGPVTTSTTAVVETTTTSPGVTTERPETTVVTSKPSVVTTTTEITVTETEGTTTKPAETTTSAGTTVKVATTTPPKEVTTGPVTTSTTAVVETTTTSPGVTTERPETTVGAAGEGRGPNEGEGTHTGGGPS; encoded by the exons GTTTTTGCACACCCTTTCATATCAGTTAAAAAGATGTTCTGATGTTAATCTCGTTTCAGCTAACGAAAATAAGATCGGCCGAGTGTGCACGACTTGGGGCCATTACCAATGGAAGACCTTTGATGGAGATTTCTTCCAGCTGGCCTCCAACTGTAACCATGTCTTGGTCTTCGAGTGTAATAACAGCTACAAAGAGTTAAACCTCCAAATGAGGCGCACAGTCATCGATGACATCCCCACCATTAGCACAATTATCATGACGCTTGAAGGCTCTGTGGTGGAGCTGGCCAAAAGCTCAGTGATAGTCGATGGCAAGAC GGTGTCTCTGCCACATGTCACATTCGGCGTGAGCGTCATGCGGATGGATTTTGATATCATTGTGGAAGCTAAGCAGGGAATTACAGTGACCTGGAACCTGGACGACTCCCTGGAC ATTGAAATTGATGAGAAATACCAGAACAAGATATGTGGACTCTGTGGAAACTTTGACGGCGTGCCCAATGATCTGATGAAAAATG gcgctCAGCTGTCCGTGAGCGACTTTGCCGACACCTACAAGGAGGATGGGCCAACAGAGCGTTGTGAGGAGCCCGCAACCACCACAGTCCAGAGCTGTGACGATAAG cAACTCTGTGACCAGATCTTCTCCAGTTCTCCTTTCAGAAGATGCAAAGACCTTTTGGACATGGACTCCTTCAATAAAGTCTGCAGGAATGATATGTGCAACTCAAAAGAACCTACTACTCTCTGCAAAACCATATCAGAGTACTCCAGACAGTGTGTCCATGCAGGGGGCACGACAGAACAGTGGAGGAATGCGGCGTTTTGCC CCAAGACATGTCCAAACAACATGGAGTTCACGGAGTATAGCAGTCCATGTGTTGACAGCTGCTCCACGCCTCAGGCCAGCCAGACCTGTAACAGAGACTACAGGAGTGGCTGCGCCTGCCCTAACG GAACTGTCTTTGATGACATCAGTAAAACTGGCTGTATTGCACAAGACCAGTGTCCGTGTCTGCATAAAAACAAGTTGTACAAGTCAGGAGAGTCCTACTCAGACAACTGTAGATCCTG tgtgtgtgagagtggacAGTGGAGTTGTACAGAGGAGAACTGTCCAGGAACCTGCTCTCTGGAGGGGGGGGCTCACATCAACACCTTTGATGGCAAAGCCTACACCTTCCATGGGGACTGTTCCTACGTCCTGGCTAAG cAGAGTAATGGCTACTCGTTTGCAGTGCTGGTGGATCTGGCCAAGTGCGGCATGGCTGACAGCCAGACCTGCCTGAGAGCTGTAACTGTGAGCTTAGACAGAAGTTCTGTG GTTATTAAAATGACGTCTAGCGGGCAGGTCTATGTGAACCAGATTGCCTCTATGCTTCCACTGTTTACAC CGATGCTGAGCGCCTTCAGTCCGTCctccttcttcatcttcttggACATCAAGGTGGGCATTCAAGTAATGGTCCAGCTGTCCCCGGTGATGCAGGTCTTCATCTTCGCTGACTCTTCTCTGAAAGGAACCACCTCTG GTTTGTGTGGGAACTTCAACAACATAATGAGTGATGACTTCAAGGTGATTAGTGGGCTGGTGGAGGCTACTTCTCCAGCCTTTGGCAACTCGTGGAAAACTAGAGCCAAGTGCCCCGACATTGTAGCAGGATTTGGACACCCCTGTCGCCAAAGCATCAACAAAG AGAGTTATGCCAAGTACTGGTGCTCCAAACTCGACGATCCCCAGGGACTGTTTGCTTCCTGCCATTCCTTAATTAGCCCCAGCATGTACAAAGAT AACTGCATATATGACAGCTGTAACTGTGAGAACAGTGAGGAAAGCATGTGTGCCGCAGTCTCCACCTATGTTTATGCCTGTGCAGCTGCAGGTATCCATTTTAGAGGCTGGAGGAACACCATCTGTG GAAAATTCAGTGAATCGTGTCCAGGAACAACTGTGTATGACTACAACATGACCTGCTGCCAGCGCACCTGCCGCTCCCTCAGCCAGACCGACTACTCCTGCCAGAGCAGCTTCACCAATGTGGACGGCTGCGGCTGTACAGAGGGAACCTACATGACCGAGGAGAGCCAGTGTGTGTCCAGAGAACTATGTCCCTGCTATGATAAAGACACCATTATTCCTGCTGGGCAGACTGTCAACAAAGATGGCAACACATG TATCTGCAGACAAGGAGCCCTCAGCTGCTCAGGGTGGACACAACTACCAT CCTCCCCATCATGTGTTTCCCCAATGGCTTACTTTGACTGCTCCACCGTTCAACCTGGAGTCCCTGGGACTGAGTGTCAAAAGAGCTGCAGCACTCTGGACATGGGTTGT ATCAGTAGCGGCTGCACATCGGGCTGCATGTGCCCTGCCGGCCTGGTGTCGGACGGGCAGGGAGGCTGCGTCACGGAGAGCAGCTGTCCTTGCCTGCACAACGGACAGACCTATCAGCCCGGGCAGACTCTCACTGTGGACTGCAACACCTG CTCCTGCAGTGGAAGGAAGTTCACATGTACCACCAATCTCTGTGATGCAGTGTGTGGTATCTATGGTGACGGGCACTTTGTCACGTTTGATGATAAGAGGTTTGACTTCAATGGAGAGTgtgaatacacacttctacag GACTACTGTGGCGGCGGTCAGAGCAACGGAAGCTTCAGAATTATCTCAGAAAATGTTCCATGTGGAAGCACAGGAACCACCTGCTCCAAGGCCATCAAGATCTACATGGGG GATAGTGAATTCCAATTAAAAGATGAGAAATTCAGCGTGGTAAAGGGCAGCGTTGGTAAAGATGGTAAAGGTCGGTTACAAAAGATGGGCATCTACCTGGTGGTGACCATCAAGCCGGGACTTGTGATTGTTTGGGACCAGAAGACCAGTCTTTTCATTAAACTCAACCCGCAGCTCCAG GGTCAAGTATGTGGTCTGTGTGGAAACTACGACGGTAACAGCAGGAATGACTTCACCACACGCTCCCAGGAGAAAGTTGCAGATGTTCTAGAATTTGCAAACAGTTGGAAGGTTTCATCCGACTGCCCAAATGCCAAACTCGTCACTGATCCCTGTGCCTCGAACCGCTATCGAGCAGCCTGGTCCCAGAAACAGTGCAGCATCATCATCAGTGTCACCTTCCAGAGCTGCCATTCAAAG GTTGACCCTGGTCCATACTTTGATTCTTGCGTGAGAGACTCTTGTGCTTGTGACTCTGGTGGGGACTGTGAGTGTCTCTGCACTGCTGTGGCTGCTTATGCCAAAGCTTGTAATGAAGCTGGGGCCTGTGTTAAATGGAGAACTCCAAAGCTGTGCC CTGTTTTCTGCGACTATTATAACTCTCCTGGTGAATGTGAGTGGCATTACAAGCCTTGTGGAGCTGACTGCATGAAGACATGTAGGAATCCTTCAGGAAACTGTTCCACGCTCATCACTGCCCTCGAAG GCTGCTATCCACAGTGTCCCCCAGCCCAGCCCTACTTTGATGAAGACACCATGAAGTGTGTCACCTGGCGTCAATGTGGCTGCTATGATGACAAAGGCACCCACTACAGCATTGGAGATAAGGTTCCATCAACCAACTGTTACACTTG CTCCTGTACATTTTCTGGAATAAGGTGCAGCTACAATGTGAACT CTTGTACATGCCTCATTTATGGAAAGACATATGAATATGGGACAACCATCTACAACACCACGGATGGGATAGGAAACTGCATCACAGCTGAGTGTGGGGCAAATGGGACTGTAACAAGAAGAACGTACCCGTGCGTAACTACCACTACACCAAGCCCTCAAACTACGTCTTTTGCATTCAGCACGGTTGGAGAGACCACTTTAG GAACAACAGTAAAGGTGGCAACGACAACACCACCTAAAGAAGTCACCACTGGCCCAGTTACAACCTCTACCACAGCTGTTGTTGAGACTACAACAACTTCGCCAGGTGTTACAACAGAAAGGCCTGAAACTACAGTTGTAACATCAACACCCTCTGTTGGTACCACGACTACTGAAATTCCTGTAACAAAAACTGAGGGAACCACAACAAAACCTGCAGAAACAACAACATCAGCAGGAACAACAGTAAAGGTGGCAACGACAACACCACCTAAAGAAGTCACCACTGGACCAGTTACAACCTCTACCACAGCTGTTGTTGAGACTACAACAACTTCGCCAG GTGTTACAACAGAAAGGCCTGAAACTACAGTTGTAACATCCAAACCCTCTGTGGTTACCACGACTACTGAAATTACTGTAACAGAAACTGAGGGAACCACAACCAAACCTGCAGAAACAACAACATCAGCAGGAACAACAGTAAAGGTGGCAACGACAGCACCACCTAAAGAAGTCACCACTGGACCAGTTACAACCTCTACCACAGCTGTTGTTGAGACTACAACAACTTCGCCAGGTGTTACAACAGAAAGGCCTGAAACTACAGTTGTAACATCAACACCCTCTGTTGGTACCACGACTACTGAAATTCCTGTAACAAAAACTGAGGGAACCACAACAAAACCTGCAGAAACAACAACATCAGCAGGAACAACAGTAAAGGTGGCAACGACAACACCACCTAAAGAAGTCACCACTGGACCAGTTACAACCTCTACCACAGCTGTTGTTGAGACTACAACAACTTCGCCAGGTGTTACAACAGAAAGGCCTGAAACTACAGTTGTAACATCCAAACCCTCTGTGGTTACCACAACTACTGAAATTACTGTAACAGAAACCGAAGGAACCACAACCAAACCTACAGAAATAACAACATCAGCAGGAACAACAGTAAAGGTTTCAACAACTAAACCACCTAAAGAAGTCACCACTGGCCCAGTTACAACCTCTACCACAGCTGTTGTTGAGACTACAACAACTTCGCCAGGTGTTACAACAGAAAGGCCTGAAACTACAGTTGTAACATCCAAACCCTCTGTGGTTACCACGACTACTGAAATTACTGTAACAGAAACTGAGGGAACCACAACCAAACCTGCAGAAACAACAACATCAGCAGGAACAACAGTAAAGGTGGCAACGACAACACCACCTAAAGAAGTCACCACTGGACCAGTTACAACCTCTACCACAGCTGTTGTTGAGACTACAACAACTTCGCCAGGTGTTACAACAGAAAGGCCTGAAACTACAGTT ggggccgcaggagagggcaggggccctaacgagggcgagggcacccacaccgggggcgggccgtcgtaa
- the LOC117462125 gene encoding transmembrane protein 200A-like — translation MKSQKAQGVLPTSPYPRKRRFTLRSKKKKYGVIRGKLRIRSIPGAFLVLGVIVVVVGMALAVAGYWPYRISRAPLLGAAEGDGISESQSSGWSMGAKSLLSTASFIHSERMKLLGPVIMGVGLFILICANTVLYENRDRETQMLLAQMHSVICSVSAVVPSADLKDIAVANSMSRHYEWLSSLPAAHLNILCVQQLTSSEPLLRTRPPAEQEDQAEGIYQQQAVLQTEALHHQESESPSSLHSSHSNSCNSSQTDLNTQFGADDGASFTRPLVNNFLQSASSMSTLDEMEHHAAQPRRCHSMSYRTNPYTAPSVRLESGEEREINQQVVSGREATSDVCVNIPWAVVDAAEEQTRRSWPRLDLGGGRRYLKLGNKEDSVDRLLGQLEQQCVQWDKSFGSGPFQ, via the coding sequence ATGAAGTCCCAGAAGGCCCAAGGTGTCCTACCAACTTCTCCCTATCCACGCAAGCGCCGCTTCACCCTACGCAGCAAAAAGAAGAAGTACGGGGTGATCCGAGGCAAGCTTCGCATCCGCTCCATTCCCGGAGCCTTCCTGGTGCTGGGGGTCATTGTGGTGGTTGTTGGCATGGCGCTGGCTGTGGCGGGGTACTGGCCCTACCGGATATCCAGGGCGCCGCTCCTGGGAGCCGCTGAGGGGGACGGTATCTCTGAGTCACAGAGTTCCGGCTGGAGTATGGGAGCAaagagcctcctctccacagccAGCTTCATCCACAGTGAACGGATGAAGCTGCTGGGGCCCGTCATCATGGGAGTGGGCCTCTTCATCCTCATATGTGCCAACACTGTCCTGTACGAGAACCGGGACAGGGAGACGCAGATGTTGCTGGCTCAGATGCACAGCGTGATCTGCTCTGTGTCCGCGGTTGTCCCCTCGGCGGACCTCAAAGACATTGCTGTAGCCAACTCCATGTCCAGACACTACGAGTGGCTGAGCAGTTTACCCGCCGCCCACCTCAACATCCTCTGTGTGCAGCAGCTCACCAGCTCCGAGCCCCTGCTGCGCACAAGACCCCCCGCAGAGCAGGAGGACCAGGCAGAGGGCATCTACCAGCAGCAGGCCGTGCTCCAGACAGAAGCCCTCCACCACCAGGAGTCAGAGTCTCCGTCTTCCCTCCACTCCTCCCACTCTAACTCCTGTAActccagtcagactgatttGAACACGCAGTTCGGAGCTGATGACGGTGCCAGCTTCACTCGCCCGCTCGTCAACAACTTCCTCCAGTCGGCCAGCTCCATGTCCACCCTGGACGAGATGGAACACCACGCCGCGCAGCCGAGGCGCTGCCACAGTATGAGCTACAGGACTAACCCGTACACAGCTCCATCTGTGCGTCTAGAGagtggagaggagagagagataaaTCAGCAGGTGGTCTCAGGTAGAGAGGCTACCTCAGATGTTTGCGTGAACATCCCTTGGGCGGTTGTGGATGCCGCAGAGGAGCAAACTCGCCGGAGCTGGCCTCGGCTGGACCTGGGTGGCGGGAGGCGGTACCTGAAGCTGGGGAACAAGGAGGACTCGGTGGACCGGCTGCTGGGGCAGCTGGAGCAGCAGTGTGTCCAGTGGGATAAGAGTTTTGGATCTGGGCCTTTCCAATGA